The following nucleotide sequence is from Desulfomicrobium macestii.
GCCGCGTTGGCCACGGGGAGCACGACCATGGCCGCCCGGCCGCGCAAGGCGGCCAGAATCTTCTCGCGCACCCCGCTGACGGGCAGCACCCGGCCAACCAGGGACAGCTCTCCGGAAAGGGCGACGTCCGAGCGTGCCGGACGGCCCGTCAAAAGGGAGACCAGGGCCACGGCGATGGTCAGCCCGGCGGAAGGGCCATCCTTGGCGATGCCCCCGGCCGGGATGTGGATGTGGATGTCGTGCCCCTCGAAAAAATCCGGCTCGACGCCAAGCGTCCCCGCGTTGCTGCGGATGAAGCTGAGCGCGATCTGGGCCGACTCCTTGAGCACGCCGCCAAGGGAGCCGGTCAGGATGAGCTGGCCCGGACCCCTCATGCGCGTGGCCTCGACAAAGATGATCTCACCGCCCGTTTCCGACCAGACCAGGCCGGTGGCGGTGCCGACCAGGCCTCCGGCCTTGGCGTCGTCATGGCGAAACCGCGCCGGTCCGAGCAGGACCGCCGCGCCATCGCTTCCCACGGGCGCGGCCACGGCCTCGGCCCCTCCGTCCAGACGCAGCCGGGCCAGCTTGCGGCACAACCGCGCTATCTCGCGCTCAAGGCCCCGCACTCCGGATTCGTTGGTGTACTCGCGGATGATGCGCACCAGGGCCTCGGGGAGAATCGTGGGATACGGACTGGTCAGCCCATGCCCGCGCAACTGGCGCGGCAACAGAAAGCGGGTCGCGATGTCGAGCTTTTCACCCTCGGAATATCCAGAGAACTGCACCACCTCCAGCCGGTCCAGAAGCGGTCCGGCCAGCCGCTCGACCCCGTTGGCCGTGGCGATGAAGAGCACCTCGGACAGGTCGAAGGGCATCTCCAGGTAACGGTCCACGTAGCGCGCGTTCTGTTCCGGATCCAGGATTTCGAGCATGGCCATGGCCGGATCGCCTTTCACGTCCTGGCCGATCTTGTCCATCTCATCGAGCATGAAGACCGGATTGCGCACGCCCACACTCTTGAGCGCCTGGATGATCCGACCGGGCATGGCTCCGACGTAGGTCCGACGGTGGCCGCGCAGCTCGGCCTCGTCGCGCAGATCGGCCAGGGACATGCGATAGAAGCGCCGCCCGAGAGCTTCGGCGATGGCCTTTCCGACCGAGGTCTTGCCCACGCCCGGAGGTCCGACAAAGCAGAGGATCGGCGAACGGTTGGAATAGCGGTGCGTGCGAGAGAGCAGCGCCGAACGCACCGCTTCCCGCAATTCACCCAGATCTATGGGTTTTGAAAGATAATGCACGGCCCCGGTCTTTAAGGCCTGCACAGCGGTGTCCACCGTGGCGTATCCCGTGACCAGAATGAATTTCGTCTCCGGAGCCACGGCCCTGGCCGCTTCAAGGAGCTGCATGCCGTCCATGCGGTCCATCTTCAGATCCGTGACGATGCAATCGAATTCCTGGCGGGCAAGAAGGGCCATGGCCTCTTCGCCGTTGGCCGCGACCTCCACCGCGTAGCCTTCCCGCGCCAGCACATGGCGCAGGTTGGAGCGGGCAATGGGCTCGTCGTCGACGATGAGCAGCGAGGCCTGCCGCTTGGAATGCAGCACTCTCGACGCCAGATGCTCAAGCACACGCTCCCGGACCTGCCCCAGACCCGCATGACTTCCGTCGAAGACTTCCGCGGCCTGCCCCAGGTCCAGATTGTCCTGGGTCACGGCGTTCCACGGCAACGAAAGAAGGGTCTCCACATAATTGAGCCCGATGGAGTATTCCGCCACCGCCGCATCGGTCTTCTCCATGCGGCTGATTTCGGATTCGACGGCGATGCCCACGGCCTCGGGCAGCTCCGCCTGGCGACATTTCTCCCGTAATCCCGTCGGGTCCGCCGGTGGTACCGGAGCTTCAAGTTCCTGTTTGCGAAAAAACATCATCCCATCCCCTGCGCCCAGTCCGCTTCATTTCAGCTCTTTGTTGCAGATTGCAACAGCGCTGCAAACTGCATCAACCCCGGCAACTGGACCTTGTTATGGTTTTCACGATCAGGCGCTGCAATATGCAACACTGCACGAAATCCAACCCCTCATCCACTTCAAATTAAAATCAATAATTCAGAATAGATATAAAAAAATCAAACATGGCACGAGCCTTGTTTAGGCTGTCGCAACACATTTAACACGAGGTTAGCAAAATGAGCACCATCCGTGAAACCATCGAAACGAACTACGCGGCCACAGCTTTTGCAGAACGCAACCTGAGCGAAGACGCCAAACTCCTGCTCAAATCAGACGGGCCGCAGCCCAAGGCTCGGGCCAAAGAGGTCAAGAGCTCCGAAAAACGCCCCCGCACGACCTTGCAGGCACGCTAGGCCATCACAGCAACGATCAGGAGCAAACACATGCCGCGCAATTGGTTACGAAATTCGATGCAGACAGGCGCCCCGTCACTGCGCAGGGCCCGGTCCGTTCAGGACCGCCTGGCTGATTACAGCGAGGCGGTCGCCCTGGCCGAGGCCGGAGAGCAGATGCTCGCCGCCGATGTGGTCACCCCGCCCGCGACCGGGCGCAGACGCATCCTGGTCATCGGACATGGCTGCTCCTTTTCCCCTCGCCTACGGGAATACGCCTTGAGCGTGGCCGAAAGGATGGGGAGCGACCTTTTGCTCCTGAGTATCGGCATGCGTAGCGCCGACCAGAAATGGCGGGATTCCTTTACGCAAATGTCCTCTCAGGCAGCCTCCTCCTGGTCCGAAAGCGCGACGCGGATGAACCTGCACGTCGCTCACGAAGTCAGATTCGGCGGCATCGAAGAGGCTGTCAGCGAACTCGTGCGCGCCTGCGGCAGAATCGAGTTCATCCTGAGCGAACCCGAGGAAGGCGAACAGGTCGTAGGCCAGACCGGTCTGGCCCTGTTCACGGTAAAGTGATGCGGACTCACACCTGCGATCTCATTCCCGCTCCCACGCAAATCCGGAGCACTTCCGCCAGGGACCGCACCTTGACGGCGAAGGAGGCAAAATGGGCACCCTTGTACTGAGAATGGTTCCATTTTTCGGCTGGATCAAAACGTATTCCACCGAAAATCTCAAAATGGACTTCATGGCCGGCCTGACCGTGGCCCTGGTGCTCATTCCGCAGAGCATGGCCTACGCCCAACTCGCCGGGCTGCCTCCGTACTACGGACTCTACGCTTCCTTCCTGCCGCCCCTCGTCGCCGCGCTGTTCGGCTCCAGCCGTCAGCTCTCCACGGGACCGGTGGCCGTGGTCTCGCTCATGACCGCCGCCAGTCTCGAACCCCTGGCCACGGCGGGCAGCGAAAGCTACATCGCCTACGCCGTGCTTCTGGCCCTGGCCGTGGGCATCTTCCAGCTGTCCCTCGGCGTTTTACGCCTCGGGCTGGTCGTCAACTTCCTCTCCCATCCCGTGGTGGCCGGCTTCACCAATGCGGCGGCCATCATCATCGCCACCAGCCAGCTCTCCAAGATGTTCGGCGTGTCCGTGGACAGCGCCAAGCATCACTACCAGACAATCATCAATGTCGCGCAGGCGGCCATGCATTACACGCACTGGCCGACATTGGCCCTCGGCACCTTCGCCTTTGCACTCATGTATCTGCTGAAGCGCATGACGCCGCGCGTCCCCAACGTGCTGGTGGCCGTGGCCCTGACCACCATCTTCGCCTGGGGCACCGGCTTCGAGCACAACACCACAGTCGGCGTCGCATCCCTGGCCGCGCCCAAGGCCAATGAAGCCATCGACTCCTACAATGCGGCCATGCAGGCCCAACTCGATCTGGCCGCCAGGCGCACGGCCCTGACGGTGGCCATGGAAGAAGCCGAAAAACACAACGAGCGCTTCGCCATGGTCGATGAAGAACATGAACTGCGCCGTCTGTCTCTGGAAATGGACATCGCCAAAAACCAGGCCAGGAACATAAAGGCCTCGCTGCGCGGCATGCTTTTCCAGGGCGTGCCCGGAGCCAACGGCGGCATGAAATTCTATCCTGAAGGCAGCCCCCTGCCCTCGGGGACGGCAAGCGACGGCCGGACATGGCGCATCGGCGTCGGCAATGCGCCTCTTGACCCCATGGCCGTGACCATGATCGGCGGCGGAACCGTGGTTGGCGCGGTGCCCGGCGGTCTGCCCGCCCTGAGCGTCCCGCATTTCGATCTTAAGGTCATGCTCAGGCTTCTCCCGAACGCCGCCATCATCGCCCTGCTCGGATTCATGGAAGCCATCTCCATCGCCAAGGCCATGGCCGCGAAAACCGGCCAGAGCCTGGACCCGAATCAGGAACTCATCGGCCAGGGGCTCGCCAACATTCTGGGCGCCTTCGGCAAAAGCTATCCGGTTTCCGGGTCCTTTTCCCGCTCTGCCGTCAATCTGCAGGCCGGAGCCCTGACCGGATTTTCGAGCGTGTTCACCAGCGCGTTTGTACTCGCGGCGCTGCTCTTTTTCACACCGCTGCTCCACCACCTGCCGCAGTGCACATTGGCCGCGGTGATCATGATGGCCGTCATCGGGCTCATCCAGCCCGCGGGCTTCCTGCACTCCTGGAAGGTCGCAAAATACGACGGCGCCATCTCCATCATCACCTTTCTGGCCACCCTGGCCTTCGCTCCGCATCTGGACAAGGGCATCATGATCGGCGTGGTCCTGTCCCTTGGCGTATTCCTGTACCGCAACATGCGCCCCTCGGTCAGCTCCCTGGCCCGAACCGAGCAGGGGGAACTGCGCGACGCGACCCGCTTCGGACTGGACCTGTGCACGCACGTGGACATGGTCCGCTTCAACGGCCCCCTGTTTTTCGCCAATGCCAGCTTTTTGGACGAGGCCATCACCAGCCGTCTGCTTTCCAAGAAGCGCCTCAAGCACATCGTGCTGGTGGCCAAGGGCATCAATGACATGGATGCCTCCGGGGAAGAGGCGCTGGGCCTGGTCATCGAGCGCTGCCGAAGCCGGGGAGTGGATATTTCCCTGGCGGGAGTCAACGACACGGTCATGGCCATCATGGACCGTAGCGGGCTCTTGGACAAGATCGGCCGGGACCACATTTACACCAACATGGAAAAGGCGCTGTGCACGGTCCACGCCGGAGCTCATTGCGGCAGCGATGAAGCCCGGTGTCCCCTGACCACGGCCTGTCAACTCTCCTCGCGGCCGTCAGTTCAGCAGACACGTGCTCACGCATATGCCGCGGCAGGAGCTACCCGGAATGGACGACCGTAGGATTCCCCTCACAACACACCCGCTGCAAGCGGTAAACAACAACATGGAGAATACAATGGCCACATCTCAATCTAACAAAAAACCCATCGGACGTACCATTCTCTTCGGCGCGCTCACCGCAGCTTTTTACACTGGCTTCTTCACCTACGGAGACAACATCGCCGCGCACTTCGCCCAGGGCTCCTTCTGGGCCGCGGGTCCCATCGCCACGGTTTTTGCCGTTTCGTACCTGCACGGCGAGTTCGCGAGCAACCTGTGGTCCGTGCTCGGCATCGCCGCCATCAGCAAGGATGCCAAAAAGACCGTCGAAGCGACCAAACGTCCGGCCCAGCGCCCTGTTCTCAACGCCTGAACCAACGCATTGCAGGAGACACCACAATGGATATCTTGAGTCTTGATCCCACAAAATTCATCGATCTCAGCACAATGGCAATCATCTTCCTGTTCCTGGTCGGATTCATCGGCGGCCTGGTCAGCGGTTTCATCGGTTCCGGAGGAGCCTTCGTGCTCACTCCCGGCATGATGAGCCTCGGCGTACCCGGCACGGTGGCGGTGGCCAGCAACATGTGTCACAAGTTCCCCAAGGCCCTGGTCGGAGCGATCAAGCGCTTCCGATACGGACAGGTCGACGTGAAAATGGGCCTGATCATGGCCGCCTCGGCCGGCATCGGCGTCCAGATCGGCATCCACATCCAGCGCATCATCCTTGACATGTGGGGGCAGGCCGGTTCCGATCTCTATGTCAGCCTCTCGTTCGTCTTTGTTCTCGTTTTTGTCGGCGGCTACGTCATGAAGGACGCCGTCAAGTGCGCCCGCTGCGGCGGCGTGGAAGAAACCACGGCCCTGGCCACTCGCCTGCAAAAGATCGAGCTGTGGCCCATGATCAATTTCCCGCGTTCGGGCCTGCGCATTTCCCTGTGGTTCACCCTGCCCGTGGGCTTCGCCACCGGCATGCTGGCCGCGACCATCGCCGTCGGCGGGTTCGTGGGCGTACCCGGCATGATCTACGTCATCGGCGTGCCCGGCCTCATGGCCTCTGCCACGGAACTCGTCATCGCCTTCGCCATGGGCCTTGGCGGCTCCATCAACTGGGCCATGCACGGCATGGTCGACATCCGTCTCGTGCTCATCATCCTCGGCGGCTCGCTGCTGGGCGTTCAGCTCGGCGCCATCGGCACCACGTACGTCCGTCCGCACATGATCAAGATGGTCATGGCCACCATCATGCTCATCGTCGCGGTCAGCCGTGGCCTGGCCTTGCCCACGTATCTCGTGAAGCTGGGAGTCATGAACATGGGACCGGACACGCTGAGCCTTCTGAACAAGGTCAGCTTCGCCTCCATGTGCATGGCCCTGCTGATCGGCTCCGGCATCATCCTCGGCAGCATGTGGATTGGCCGCAGAGCACAGCTGGCGGAAGCCGCATAACACCGACTCCGGCTCTCAAAACAGATTCCGAAACGACGAAACCCCGCGCTGCGGGGTTTCGTCGTTTCGCGCTGGTTCAGGAATGCTTGGCGATACGTTAAAGCGGAGGCGGGGTCGGGACCAACCGACTTTTCTTTAAAACCAGGACACCCGCAGGCCAAACACTTTGTCACGATCCTGTCACAATCGCCTCAACATCCTGTAACAAACCCCCTCTAGAAAGACCTCCAGCGCAACAACGCAACCCTGAATTTGAAACATAGCCAAGGAGGCATCCTCATGAACCGTTTTCTGAACAAAGCAATCTTCGCCCTGGCCCTGCTGCTGGTCGGCACCAGCATGGCCCATGCCCGCGATCAGGTCAAAATTTCCGGATCATCCACGGTTTTCCCCTTCTCCAGCTACGTGGCTGAAGAGCTGGGCGCGACCACCAAGTTCCCCGCACCCGTCGTCGAGTCCACCGGTTCCGGCGGAGGCCACAAGCTTTTCGGCGCCGGAATGGGCGTGGGCACCCCCGACATCGCCAACTCCTCCCGCCGCATGAAGGTGAGTGAATTCGAGAATGCCGCCAAGAACGGCGTGACCGACATCACCGAAGCCAAGATCGGCTTCGACGGCATCGCGGTCGCGCAGAACGCAGACAACGAGGCCATGAGCATCTCCCTTGAAGAACTGGCCACCGCAGTGGCCGCCGACATCATGGTCGACGGCAAGCTCGTACCGAACCCCTACAAGATGTGGAACGAAATCAACCCCCAGCTGCCCGCCCGCAAGATCGTCTTCTACGGCCCGCCCACCTCTTCCGGCACCCGTGACGCCTTCGAGGAAATGGTCGTTGAAAAGATCTTCGGCAAGAAGGAAGGTTACGAGAAGGGCTACCACGCGATCCGTCAGGACAACGCCTACGTCCCCGCCGGTGAGAACGACAACCTGATCGTGCAGAAGCTGGCCAAGGACAAGGACGCGTTCGGCATCTTCGGCTACAGCTTTCTGGAAGAAAACGCCGATTCCATCCAGGGCGCGGCCATCAACGGCGTGACCCCGAATCCCGAGTCCGTCGCTTCCGGCCAGTACCCCATCTCCCGCTCCCTGTTCTTCTACGTCAAGAACGCCCACTACGACGCCATCCCCGGCCTGAAGGAATATGTGGAACTGTTCATGAGCGAGAAGATGATCGGCAAGGACGGCCTGCTGAAGTCCATCGGCCTCATCCCGCTGCCCGAGGCAGAGCGCGCCACGGCCCGCGAGAACGTGCTCGCCAAGAAGAAGTTGACCCTCGACGACCTGAAGAAATAGTCTAGCAAGTGAATCCCGCGAAGGGCCGAGCCGTGAACTTACGGCCCCGGCCCTTCGTCGCGCCCGACAACATGCGAGGAACCTCGTGACCACAACCTACCTGGCCCAATATCTTTTTGCCGGACTTTTGCCCCTGGCGCTGTTCGGCTATCTCCTCGGCCGCAGGAAAATCCGGACCCAGCAGGACCCCAATGCCAGATACAAGGCATCGGAAAATCTGTTCGGATGGTTTGCCGTCAGCAAAATGCTCATGCCCGCCGTGCTGATCAGCGTGATCGGCTCGATTCTCGACCTCTTCGATCTGGTCGAAGTGCCCTGGACCATGCTCGCGGCAGCGATCCTGATCCTCGGCGCAGGAGGCATCTGGATCGCGCTGAGGGCCATCCGTCCGAGCCTGCGGGTCCGTACCGCTCTGGAAAAGACCATCACCCGCATTCTGCTGGTGGCGTCGCTCATTTCCATCCTGACGACCATCGGCATCGTCATGTCCATCGTCTTCGAGGCGGTTCATTTTTTTCGCATCGTCAACTTCTGGGACTTCCTGACCGGAACGACCTGGAACCCCGACGCGGCGACCATCGACGACGCCGGCAACATCCAGCCCCTTTTCGGATCGGTGCCCCTTTTCGCGGGCACGTTCATGATCACGGCCATCGCCATGTGCGTGGCCATCCCCGTGGGCCTGATGTCGGCCATCTGCATGTCCGAGTACGCGTCGCTTGCGGTCAGACGGGTGGCCAAGCCC
It contains:
- a CDS encoding S16 family serine protease yields the protein MMFFRKQELEAPVPPADPTGLREKCRQAELPEAVGIAVESEISRMEKTDAAVAEYSIGLNYVETLLSLPWNAVTQDNLDLGQAAEVFDGSHAGLGQVRERVLEHLASRVLHSKRQASLLIVDDEPIARSNLRHVLAREGYAVEVAANGEEAMALLARQEFDCIVTDLKMDRMDGMQLLEAARAVAPETKFILVTGYATVDTAVQALKTGAVHYLSKPIDLGELREAVRSALLSRTHRYSNRSPILCFVGPPGVGKTSVGKAIAEALGRRFYRMSLADLRDEAELRGHRRTYVGAMPGRIIQALKSVGVRNPVFMLDEMDKIGQDVKGDPAMAMLEILDPEQNARYVDRYLEMPFDLSEVLFIATANGVERLAGPLLDRLEVVQFSGYSEGEKLDIATRFLLPRQLRGHGLTSPYPTILPEALVRIIREYTNESGVRGLEREIARLCRKLARLRLDGGAEAVAAPVGSDGAAVLLGPARFRHDDAKAGGLVGTATGLVWSETGGEIIFVEATRMRGPGQLILTGSLGGVLKESAQIALSFIRSNAGTLGVEPDFFEGHDIHIHIPAGGIAKDGPSAGLTIAVALVSLLTGRPARSDVALSGELSLVGRVLPVSGVREKILAALRGRAAMVVLPVANAADVEALRESVADLPPVVLVERVEQALAVALTGQEDAACTE
- a CDS encoding SulP family inorganic anion transporter; translated protein: MGTLVLRMVPFFGWIKTYSTENLKMDFMAGLTVALVLIPQSMAYAQLAGLPPYYGLYASFLPPLVAALFGSSRQLSTGPVAVVSLMTAASLEPLATAGSESYIAYAVLLALAVGIFQLSLGVLRLGLVVNFLSHPVVAGFTNAAAIIIATSQLSKMFGVSVDSAKHHYQTIINVAQAAMHYTHWPTLALGTFAFALMYLLKRMTPRVPNVLVAVALTTIFAWGTGFEHNTTVGVASLAAPKANEAIDSYNAAMQAQLDLAARRTALTVAMEEAEKHNERFAMVDEEHELRRLSLEMDIAKNQARNIKASLRGMLFQGVPGANGGMKFYPEGSPLPSGTASDGRTWRIGVGNAPLDPMAVTMIGGGTVVGAVPGGLPALSVPHFDLKVMLRLLPNAAIIALLGFMEAISIAKAMAAKTGQSLDPNQELIGQGLANILGAFGKSYPVSGSFSRSAVNLQAGALTGFSSVFTSAFVLAALLFFTPLLHHLPQCTLAAVIMMAVIGLIQPAGFLHSWKVAKYDGAISIITFLATLAFAPHLDKGIMIGVVLSLGVFLYRNMRPSVSSLARTEQGELRDATRFGLDLCTHVDMVRFNGPLFFANASFLDEAITSRLLSKKRLKHIVLVAKGINDMDASGEEALGLVIERCRSRGVDISLAGVNDTVMAIMDRSGLLDKIGRDHIYTNMEKALCTVHAGAHCGSDEARCPLTTACQLSSRPSVQQTRAHAYAAAGATRNGRP
- a CDS encoding sulfite exporter TauE/SafE family protein, whose amino-acid sequence is MDILSLDPTKFIDLSTMAIIFLFLVGFIGGLVSGFIGSGGAFVLTPGMMSLGVPGTVAVASNMCHKFPKALVGAIKRFRYGQVDVKMGLIMAASAGIGVQIGIHIQRIILDMWGQAGSDLYVSLSFVFVLVFVGGYVMKDAVKCARCGGVEETTALATRLQKIELWPMINFPRSGLRISLWFTLPVGFATGMLAATIAVGGFVGVPGMIYVIGVPGLMASATELVIAFAMGLGGSINWAMHGMVDIRLVLIILGGSLLGVQLGAIGTTYVRPHMIKMVMATIMLIVAVSRGLALPTYLVKLGVMNMGPDTLSLLNKVSFASMCMALLIGSGIILGSMWIGRRAQLAEAA
- a CDS encoding PstS family phosphate ABC transporter substrate-binding protein, producing MNRFLNKAIFALALLLVGTSMAHARDQVKISGSSTVFPFSSYVAEELGATTKFPAPVVESTGSGGGHKLFGAGMGVGTPDIANSSRRMKVSEFENAAKNGVTDITEAKIGFDGIAVAQNADNEAMSISLEELATAVAADIMVDGKLVPNPYKMWNEINPQLPARKIVFYGPPTSSGTRDAFEEMVVEKIFGKKEGYEKGYHAIRQDNAYVPAGENDNLIVQKLAKDKDAFGIFGYSFLEENADSIQGAAINGVTPNPESVASGQYPISRSLFFYVKNAHYDAIPGLKEYVELFMSEKMIGKDGLLKSIGLIPLPEAERATARENVLAKKKLTLDDLKK
- the pstC gene encoding phosphate ABC transporter permease subunit PstC; the protein is MTTTYLAQYLFAGLLPLALFGYLLGRRKIRTQQDPNARYKASENLFGWFAVSKMLMPAVLISVIGSILDLFDLVEVPWTMLAAAILILGAGGIWIALRAIRPSLRVRTALEKTITRILLVASLISILTTIGIVMSIVFEAVHFFRIVNFWDFLTGTTWNPDAATIDDAGNIQPLFGSVPLFAGTFMITAIAMCVAIPVGLMSAICMSEYASLAVRRVAKPALEVLAGIPTVVYGFFAAITVSPLIVNLADKVGISADYTNALSPGLVMGIMIIPLVSSLSDDVISSVPQSLREGSLALGAYPAETIKRVVLPAALPGIVSACLLAVSRAVGETMIVVMAAGLQPNLSWNPLVGMTTVNVRIVDALTGDQAFDSPETLSAFGLGLVLLVLTLCLNIVSLTVIRKFRQRYE